A window of Aestuariirhabdus haliotis contains these coding sequences:
- a CDS encoding methyltransferase → MTPDRLLQKAFTLLAQGKTGPARAICRKLMAEQPEDFNICHLQGVLQFQEGQLEDARRSLERALELASSKQRIDQALSNLALVLQRLGKDEDAMEAIERAIELNPKEQAYLANKGYIAETLLQWEVMEQAFAAALQRQPSNGEYLLGLAVALRRQGFTDKAWELLQELASEDRSFDLQREAALLEMQTGQQDAALARVRCIDVESPQQGMIVQFADYLADEGEQDGARLLYQLAAEQDPNNLAVAHMLASLERRNAPRGAAPDEYVEALYDQYADKFELHLQHRLQYGAPGHIVATLLEQGVEHLDRVLDLGCGTGLMGAALCEKLPVTHLAGVDLSANMIKLADSKEIYQQLEQASIVPFLEQDAEQGGEQWQLICAADVLIYLGELDTWFDRVRRRLSPGGLLAFTIEQGQQEVSLLPNGRYQHSPLYIDRLAAEHGLLELSSAELVLRQERGEEVAGRVYLYRFVTC, encoded by the coding sequence ATGACCCCAGATCGTTTGTTGCAAAAGGCGTTTACCCTGCTGGCCCAGGGCAAAACCGGCCCTGCCCGCGCTATCTGTCGCAAGCTGATGGCCGAGCAGCCGGAAGATTTCAATATCTGTCATCTGCAAGGGGTGCTGCAATTTCAGGAAGGTCAGCTGGAAGACGCACGGCGCTCGCTCGAGCGCGCCCTGGAGCTGGCCAGCAGCAAGCAGCGTATCGATCAGGCGCTCAGCAATCTGGCACTGGTGTTACAACGTCTGGGCAAAGACGAAGATGCGATGGAGGCCATCGAGCGCGCCATCGAACTCAACCCCAAAGAGCAGGCCTATCTGGCCAACAAGGGCTATATCGCCGAAACCCTGTTGCAATGGGAGGTTATGGAGCAGGCCTTTGCCGCCGCCCTGCAACGACAGCCGAGTAACGGCGAGTATCTGCTGGGGCTGGCAGTAGCACTGCGCCGGCAGGGTTTTACCGATAAGGCCTGGGAGTTGCTGCAAGAACTTGCCAGCGAAGATCGCAGCTTTGACCTGCAGCGCGAAGCCGCCTTGCTGGAGATGCAAACCGGCCAACAGGACGCGGCTCTGGCCCGGGTGCGCTGCATCGATGTGGAGAGCCCCCAGCAGGGCATGATTGTGCAATTTGCCGATTATCTGGCCGACGAAGGCGAACAGGATGGCGCCCGCTTGCTCTATCAGCTGGCCGCCGAGCAGGACCCGAATAATTTGGCTGTGGCCCATATGCTGGCTTCTCTGGAGCGCCGCAATGCCCCCCGTGGCGCGGCGCCGGACGAATATGTCGAGGCGCTGTACGATCAATACGCCGACAAGTTCGAACTGCACCTGCAGCACCGCCTGCAATACGGCGCGCCGGGGCACATCGTCGCGACGCTGCTGGAGCAGGGAGTCGAGCATTTGGATCGGGTACTGGACCTGGGCTGCGGCACCGGCTTGATGGGCGCCGCCCTGTGCGAAAAGCTCCCCGTGACGCATCTGGCCGGGGTCGACCTGTCGGCCAATATGATCAAGCTGGCCGACAGCAAAGAGATATACCAGCAGCTGGAGCAGGCCTCGATTGTGCCTTTCCTTGAACAAGACGCCGAGCAGGGCGGCGAACAATGGCAGCTGATTTGCGCCGCCGATGTGCTGATCTATCTCGGCGAGCTGGACACCTGGTTCGACCGTGTACGCCGGCGTCTTAGCCCGGGAGGGCTGTTGGCATTCACCATCGAGCAGGGCCAGCAGGAGGTATCCCTGTTACCCAACGGCCGCTATCAGCACAGCCCACTCTATATCGACCGCCTGGCCGCCGAACATGGCCTGCTGGAACTGTCCTCCGCCGAGTTGGTGCTACGGCAGGAGCGGGGCGAAGAGGTGGCAGGGCGGGTCTATCTGTACCGCTTTGTGACCTGTTAA